A region from the Salmonirosea aquatica genome encodes:
- a CDS encoding winged helix-turn-helix domain-containing protein yields MRAKYKPSDYEAFRKRCVEMKEAGWRQKDISAALGLTEGWVSQTLKKYRDSGAQGLLARKATGAPPRMTSDQLEKLVEELKRGAQHHGFSGEIWTRQRVNALIERLFGVSYDPTQVGRILKKLGWSLQKPAKKARQQSTQKVNQWREEVLPGLKKS; encoded by the coding sequence ATGAGAGCAAAATACAAACCTAGCGACTACGAAGCTTTCCGGAAGCGCTGCGTAGAGATGAAAGAAGCTGGCTGGCGTCAGAAGGACATTTCGGCCGCGCTTGGGCTGACCGAAGGCTGGGTCAGCCAGACTTTAAAGAAGTACCGAGACTCAGGCGCGCAGGGGCTTTTGGCTCGGAAGGCCACCGGTGCCCCGCCTCGAATGACTAGCGATCAATTGGAGAAGCTGGTGGAGGAACTCAAACGGGGAGCACAACACCATGGGTTCAGCGGAGAGATATGGACCCGACAGCGAGTGAACGCGTTGATTGAAAGGTTGTTCGGTGTAAGCTATGACCCGACCCAAGTGGGCCGTATCCTGAAAAAGCTGGGATGGAGCCTGCAAAAACCAGCCAAGAAAGCCCGCCAGCAGAGTACTCAGAAAGTAAATCAGTGGCGGGAAGAGGTACTTCCAGGACTAAAAAAAAGCTGA
- a CDS encoding IS630 family transposase, which yields MPFLSRTWAPRGQTPIIEEKAGREHLSLIAGLAPNGRLYLSGQHKAFDSDGVIGFLEYLCRRYRKKDLIVVWDGATIHRSQAIKDFLKRKPGRIHLVALPGYSPELNPVELLWNQLKKELKNQAFLNLKDLVEAAVSKVEEIRNDVELLNSFFHKKEVAFFTN from the coding sequence TTGCCTTTCCTGAGCCGTACTTGGGCACCCCGAGGGCAGACACCGATCATCGAAGAGAAAGCGGGAAGGGAACATCTAAGTCTGATCGCTGGCTTGGCTCCCAATGGCCGTTTATACCTCAGTGGGCAGCACAAAGCCTTCGATAGCGACGGGGTAATTGGTTTTCTAGAGTATCTGTGCCGCAGGTACCGCAAGAAGGATCTGATAGTGGTATGGGATGGAGCTACGATTCATCGCAGCCAGGCCATTAAAGACTTTTTGAAAAGGAAGCCAGGGAGGATACACTTGGTTGCCTTACCGGGCTACAGTCCAGAATTGAACCCTGTAGAACTCCTATGGAACCAATTGAAAAAGGAGCTGAAAAATCAGGCGTTTCTGAATTTAAAAGACTTGGTAGAGGCCGCAGTAAGCAAAGTTGAGGAAATCAGGAATGATGTAGAACTACTCAATTCTTTCTTTCATAAAAAAGAGGTGGCATTCTTTACAAATTAA
- a CDS encoding IS110 family transposase, whose amino-acid sequence MYKFVIGIDISKLTLDAALIVGGQPQSATHHHLGNTVEQIAQLFSELGKGPGFSLDECLVCVEATGLYAHPLLTFAAQHGVNLWLESAVRIKKSIGLQRGKNDKADALRIAVYAAKNQENARLWKPASATLTAVKNLASLRDRLIKSKNQLTVPVEEFSQMGDTRTAAMLGKAMKSTIRSLEADIAAIDKQIKAMIDADENLKELFALATSVVGIGTQTALALMIYTDGFTLFDDARKLACYAGVAPFVYASGTSVKGRTRVSKMANMDLKTALHMASLTAVKLDVQLKAYYQRKVADGKSKMSVLNAVKAKLLHRVLSVVRRKQKYENSANFSLVLS is encoded by the coding sequence ATGTACAAATTCGTCATCGGGATCGACATATCCAAGCTCACGCTGGACGCGGCGCTGATCGTCGGTGGTCAGCCGCAGTCGGCCACCCACCACCACCTGGGCAACACCGTCGAGCAGATCGCACAGCTCTTCTCCGAGTTGGGCAAAGGCCCCGGCTTCTCACTCGATGAGTGCCTGGTCTGCGTCGAGGCCACCGGCCTTTACGCCCATCCCCTGCTGACCTTCGCCGCGCAGCACGGCGTGAACCTCTGGCTCGAGTCGGCGGTTCGAATCAAGAAGTCCATCGGCCTGCAACGCGGTAAAAACGACAAGGCCGATGCACTGCGAATCGCAGTCTACGCGGCCAAGAACCAGGAAAACGCCCGCCTGTGGAAACCCGCCAGCGCCACGCTCACGGCGGTCAAAAACCTGGCCAGCCTTCGCGATAGGCTAATCAAGAGCAAAAACCAACTCACCGTTCCCGTCGAGGAGTTCAGCCAGATGGGCGACACGCGCACGGCGGCCATGCTGGGCAAGGCCATGAAATCCACGATTCGCTCCCTGGAAGCTGACATCGCCGCCATAGACAAGCAGATAAAAGCCATGATCGACGCCGATGAAAACCTCAAAGAACTCTTCGCGTTGGCCACCTCGGTGGTGGGTATCGGTACGCAGACCGCCCTGGCTCTCATGATCTACACCGACGGCTTCACGCTATTCGACGACGCTAGAAAACTGGCTTGCTATGCCGGGGTTGCTCCCTTCGTCTATGCCTCGGGCACCAGCGTCAAGGGCAGAACCCGCGTCTCGAAGATGGCCAACATGGACCTGAAAACCGCCCTGCACATGGCCTCGCTGACGGCCGTCAAGCTCGACGTACAGCTCAAGGCCTACTACCAGCGAAAAGTTGCCGACGGCAAGAGCAAGATGTCGGTTCTCAACGCCGTCAAGGCTAAACTTCTCCACCGAGTCTTGTCAGTGGTCAGACGAAAACAGAAATATGAAAATTCCGCTAATTTCTCTTTGGTTTTGTCATAG
- a CDS encoding HNH endonuclease: MVNRRAIYDSLHLKLEEAGFQFEREQKPHHQNRKETELVFVHPRLTKKFKDEGHPVKANKFYIKALSDEPDCEIGLVTGKTSILNNNINFIPANSLDSHKEAPAWVNRESDKTLNNLLKSIKHYLDSPSQSHAENRNNSNTFLCSWNPNNWDWVDLKENIYYHENVGTFEGRWSCGNSKSIRKGDRIFLIRLGVEPKGIMGSGYAKTSYYVAPHWNGEEGKTANYIDVEFDTLINPEENPLLNIESLESIDPNNIQTWLPQQGGISVNKELVNSLESIWFDFIIKNNYAKTSFLFNEEAGNKIDTFREGKSIEVTQTRYERNPEARRRCLSHYGYSCAVCHFNFERYFGEVGKGFIHVHHVNQISSIGNEYNVDPIKDLIPVCPNCHAMIHSRKTAFTIQEIKKIRDIPIKKK, translated from the coding sequence ATGGTAAATAGAAGAGCTATCTATGATTCACTTCATTTAAAATTGGAAGAAGCCGGTTTCCAATTTGAAAGAGAGCAAAAGCCACATCATCAAAATAGAAAGGAGACAGAATTGGTTTTTGTTCATCCCCGGCTTACCAAAAAATTCAAAGACGAGGGGCATCCTGTTAAAGCAAATAAATTTTATATAAAAGCATTGTCAGATGAGCCTGATTGTGAAATAGGTTTGGTGACAGGTAAAACATCTATCCTCAATAATAACATAAATTTTATTCCTGCAAATTCTTTAGATTCACATAAAGAAGCACCTGCCTGGGTCAACAGAGAGTCGGATAAGACTTTGAATAACTTATTGAAATCCATAAAACATTACTTGGATTCTCCTAGCCAATCCCACGCTGAAAATAGGAACAACTCGAATACATTTCTCTGTTCTTGGAATCCGAATAATTGGGATTGGGTTGATCTAAAAGAGAATATTTATTATCACGAAAACGTCGGAACCTTCGAAGGAAGATGGAGTTGTGGAAACTCAAAGAGCATAAGAAAAGGGGATAGAATTTTTCTGATACGTCTGGGTGTAGAACCTAAAGGCATTATGGGTAGTGGTTATGCTAAGACGTCCTATTACGTGGCCCCTCATTGGAACGGTGAAGAAGGAAAAACTGCCAATTACATTGATGTTGAATTTGATACTTTAATAAACCCGGAAGAAAATCCTCTTTTAAATATAGAGTCGTTAGAAAGTATTGATCCTAATAATATTCAAACATGGCTTCCACAGCAAGGGGGTATTTCAGTTAATAAGGAATTAGTTAACTCTTTGGAATCCATATGGTTTGATTTTATCATAAAAAATAATTATGCAAAGACTAGCTTTCTCTTCAATGAAGAAGCAGGTAATAAAATAGACACTTTTCGGGAAGGTAAATCTATTGAAGTAACACAAACCCGTTATGAAAGAAATCCCGAAGCTCGTAGGAGATGTTTATCACATTACGGTTATTCCTGTGCAGTCTGTCATTTCAACTTTGAAAGATATTTTGGTGAGGTAGGAAAAGGGTTTATTCATGTTCATCATGTTAATCAAATATCATCAATTGGGAATGAATATAATGTTGATCCAATTAAGGATTTGATCCCTGTATGCCCTAATTGTCATGCAATGATTCACTCAAGAAAAACAGCTTTTACAATTCAGGAAATAAAAAAAATAAGAGATATTCCCATTAAAAAGAAATAA
- a CDS encoding AAA family ATPase has protein sequence MKIKRLFIQNFKAFGPEQVLDFESKNILIYGNNGSGKSSIYAALHTFMQSSIIGKYWEKYFDSTHDENLLNRYISETEFPPFIQVELDDAFNSLYELNPNREHNLGYRPDDPNDSKIRLANLASDFMNYRLLSNFFHFRNSEDANVWPIFEKEILMYWQIDATSASAPTFEDELKSIRKELEALKDRRGLIRRTGRRGNDYSALLEKIENFNRRFADEFRRLLPDIEPLLGIFLDASELYKPVLEPIRILEISDEDPYAWKESIINLTLECDKTLTSRVPKPQSFLNEARLTALALSIRLAMVGQKFKGIPGRDDLRILVLDDLLISLDMSNRMKVIKYLRENEDFQNYQLIILTHDKGFYNILRNSLAADAGSWKWFELYEQAHLFDGEGRFVNPLSLETKDSLKKAREFLDANDFEACALYLRKKTEELLRIFFDPTLMELTRFTVFKELVITLGSVKREVHQQLIERFKRVLLNDFVSEERLENLKSLALTAESGADDERHREIGQANSYKNDVFNYLIEHYKNDKEAAEKLVESANKLNEIRGRVLNLGAHYGDEALYRAELEEAYNAVKDFETGVKRG, from the coding sequence ATGAAAATCAAAAGATTATTTATACAAAATTTTAAAGCTTTCGGTCCAGAACAAGTATTAGACTTTGAGTCAAAGAATATACTTATTTATGGAAATAATGGATCTGGTAAATCAAGCATTTATGCTGCTCTACATACCTTTATGCAAAGCAGCATTATCGGCAAATATTGGGAGAAGTATTTCGATTCTACCCACGATGAAAACTTATTAAACCGATATATTTCTGAAACAGAATTTCCACCATTTATTCAGGTTGAGCTTGACGATGCTTTCAATAGTCTTTATGAACTAAATCCCAATAGAGAACATAATTTAGGATATAGGCCCGATGATCCTAATGATTCTAAGATTCGGTTGGCTAATTTGGCCTCTGATTTCATGAACTATCGATTATTATCAAATTTCTTTCATTTCCGTAACTCCGAAGATGCCAATGTATGGCCTATTTTTGAAAAGGAAATCCTAATGTACTGGCAAATTGACGCCACGAGTGCCAGCGCTCCTACTTTTGAAGATGAATTGAAAAGCATTCGCAAAGAACTCGAAGCTCTGAAGGACAGGCGGGGGCTTATACGACGCACTGGGCGGAGGGGCAATGATTACAGCGCATTGCTCGAAAAAATAGAAAATTTCAATCGGCGATTTGCTGACGAGTTCCGCCGACTGTTACCTGACATTGAACCCTTATTGGGCATATTTTTAGATGCAAGCGAACTCTATAAGCCTGTTTTGGAACCTATTAGAATATTAGAGATTAGCGATGAAGACCCTTATGCCTGGAAAGAATCGATCATCAACCTCACCCTTGAATGTGACAAGACACTGACTTCCCGAGTCCCCAAGCCGCAGTCGTTTTTAAATGAAGCAAGATTAACAGCCCTGGCCCTGTCAATTCGTCTGGCCATGGTCGGACAGAAATTCAAAGGAATTCCAGGCCGCGATGACCTGCGGATTCTAGTACTGGACGATCTGCTTATCAGCCTTGATATGTCCAACCGGATGAAAGTGATCAAATACCTACGGGAGAACGAGGATTTCCAAAACTATCAGCTAATCATTCTGACGCATGACAAGGGATTCTACAATATTCTACGCAATAGCTTGGCAGCTGATGCGGGGAGTTGGAAATGGTTTGAACTGTACGAACAAGCTCATTTGTTTGATGGCGAAGGCCGTTTTGTAAATCCCCTGTCCCTGGAAACAAAAGATTCGCTGAAGAAGGCACGAGAATTTTTAGATGCCAATGATTTTGAAGCTTGCGCACTCTACCTACGCAAAAAAACAGAGGAATTGTTAAGGATCTTCTTTGACCCTACTTTGATGGAGTTGACGCGATTTACTGTTTTCAAAGAATTGGTCATTACTTTGGGTAGCGTTAAAAGAGAAGTTCACCAGCAATTGATAGAAAGATTCAAAAGGGTTTTATTGAATGATTTTGTTTCAGAAGAACGATTAGAAAATCTCAAATCACTAGCCCTAACAGCAGAATCTGGTGCGGACGATGAAAGACACAGAGAAATAGGGCAAGCTAATTCCTATAAGAACGATGTATTCAACTACCTAATCGAGCACTACAAAAACGACAAAGAGGCAGCTGAAAAATTAGTTGAGTCTGCAAACAAGTTAAACGAAATTCGGGGACGAGTCCTGAACCTTGGGGCACATTATGGCGATGAAGCTTTATATCGGGCAGAATTAGAGGAAGCGTATAATGCTGTAAAGGACTTCGAGACAGGAGTAAAAAGAGGCTAA
- a CDS encoding Eco57I restriction-modification methylase domain-containing protein, protein MKKNLQNAIKHFGDGNLFENAINLFQVLGYNTERRSPLLRPTFAELNDAFGVGERMNLDRAQVADWMEVHLLFQLTEAEMNRQMGLFDAGRLNDTIIEAYLFFAIELKSEQTYSRTKLADITRELNRAFPMPVMVLFRCGDTLSLSVIKRRLNKRDADSDVLEKVTIIKDIRISHPHRAHIEVLYDLSLPKIKADYGVKNFVELHNAWQKTLDSSELNKRFYRELANWYFWAIQEVEYPDDDGSKREVRNAQNVIRLLTRLIFVWFLKEKTVAGEPLIPDELFDYTRLRKVLNFSDKTGSTYYKAILQNLFFATLNTEMEKDKSGSRTFVKRQNGIQTYYRYKRFFKDESQALDLFENIPFLNGGLFENLDNDTDDPNVKIRVDCFSNRIDHEERLKVPDHLFFHPEGKDEEIEVDLNEVYGTKGKRYKVRPLIDLLHKYKFTIDENTPIEEEIALDPELLGKVFENLLASYVPETQSTARKLTGSFYTPREIVDYMVDESLTAHLDNALAKEHPEAQNIRPRLRDLFAYTSDHHQFHDREVSTLIGALDACKILDPACGSGAFSLGILHKMVFLLRKLDPHNERWKQKQIEKVRELTDATLHEPLIEDIERAFANNELDYGRKLYLIENCLYGLDIQPIAVQITKLRCFISLIVDQRVTHAQPNLGIRPLPNLELKFVAADSLYMIETAGSQLSIQNVALVDRIEQKQSELKNVRARYFNARTPATKQKYRALDFELRHELVALYEAVGWDHEIAERLVRWDPFDQNQHAAFFRADWMFNLTGIAKRIGKADEFGYFDIVLANPPYVRQESLGDIKPWLKAQYPDIYSGMADLYVYFVRLGIRLLKPGGTLTYILPNHWLRTNYGENLRRFLKTKRIDALINFGDLPVFSEATTYSCILSVQERPATKSLGALEVDTLDFPKGLSAYFNENLFDVPTDSLADDDIWKIVDADTLRLLGQMNAVGVPLKQYVRDAYYGIKSGLTEAFSPEPSIGLSLLADDPTHEIIKLMLMGRDIKRYDTPIPDRYLIRFEKGVTNRERKKMPPEKWLAETYPRIYEHLLPYKKRATKRYDQGDYWWELRACDYYKVFDEPKIMYQKFQVTPCFILDETGLYCNDSMWVIPKADKVLLGILNSKIGWFLISNYCIRIQNGHQLLFKNLGRIPIAEANDWQRPIIERYVSAVIAAKRHGIDITLTEQLLDAMVFELYFPVEVQTEGCEVIEWAGKVTEYQQSTNNDTQEEWQVWIDMVNNPKSELRNRVIAQAHTVEPVRKILSAVGKK, encoded by the coding sequence ATGAAAAAGAACCTCCAAAATGCTATCAAGCACTTTGGGGATGGTAATCTGTTCGAAAACGCTATCAATCTATTTCAGGTACTGGGGTACAATACTGAACGTCGAAGTCCGCTTTTACGACCGACGTTTGCGGAACTGAATGATGCTTTCGGCGTGGGAGAACGCATGAACCTGGACAGGGCGCAAGTAGCCGACTGGATGGAAGTGCATCTGCTTTTTCAGTTGACCGAAGCCGAAATGAATCGCCAGATGGGACTGTTCGACGCAGGACGCCTGAACGACACCATCATAGAAGCCTACCTATTTTTTGCCATTGAATTAAAATCCGAGCAAACGTATTCCCGAACCAAACTAGCCGACATTACCCGAGAATTGAACCGGGCCTTTCCCATGCCCGTAATGGTGCTTTTTCGCTGTGGCGACACGCTTTCCTTGTCTGTCATCAAAAGGAGGCTGAACAAGCGGGACGCCGACAGCGACGTACTTGAAAAAGTCACTATAATCAAAGATATTCGCATTTCTCACCCTCATCGCGCTCACATCGAGGTACTTTACGATTTGAGTCTGCCAAAGATCAAGGCGGACTATGGGGTAAAAAACTTCGTGGAGCTACACAATGCCTGGCAGAAAACGCTCGATAGTTCCGAATTAAATAAACGCTTTTACCGCGAACTGGCCAATTGGTACTTCTGGGCCATTCAGGAAGTAGAGTACCCTGACGATGACGGGTCGAAGCGCGAGGTTCGCAACGCGCAGAATGTAATTCGGCTTCTGACGAGACTCATTTTTGTTTGGTTCCTCAAAGAGAAAACGGTCGCGGGCGAACCGCTCATCCCGGATGAACTGTTTGATTATACCCGTTTGCGCAAGGTTCTCAACTTTTCCGACAAAACAGGCAGCACCTACTACAAAGCGATTCTGCAAAACCTGTTTTTTGCTACGCTTAATACCGAAATGGAGAAAGACAAGTCCGGCTCCCGGACTTTTGTGAAGCGGCAAAACGGCATTCAAACCTACTACCGCTACAAAAGATTTTTCAAAGACGAAAGTCAGGCGCTGGACTTGTTTGAAAACATTCCTTTCCTGAACGGGGGACTTTTTGAAAATCTCGACAATGATACGGACGACCCCAATGTGAAGATTCGGGTCGATTGCTTCTCTAACCGCATCGACCATGAGGAACGGTTGAAGGTACCCGACCACTTGTTTTTCCATCCCGAAGGCAAAGATGAAGAAATCGAAGTTGACCTCAACGAGGTGTACGGCACTAAGGGCAAACGCTACAAAGTCCGGCCGCTCATCGACTTGCTGCACAAGTACAAGTTTACGATTGACGAAAACACACCCATCGAAGAGGAAATAGCCCTCGATCCTGAACTACTCGGAAAGGTGTTTGAAAATCTGCTGGCTTCTTACGTGCCGGAGACGCAATCCACGGCCCGCAAGCTCACCGGCTCATTCTACACGCCCCGCGAAATCGTGGATTACATGGTGGACGAAAGTCTGACCGCCCACCTAGATAACGCTCTGGCAAAAGAGCATCCAGAAGCTCAGAATATTCGCCCCCGGCTACGCGATTTGTTTGCCTATACCAGCGACCACCATCAATTTCACGACCGTGAGGTATCAACGCTCATCGGTGCGCTCGATGCCTGCAAAATTCTGGACCCGGCCTGTGGCTCCGGGGCTTTTTCCCTGGGCATATTGCACAAAATGGTGTTCCTGTTGCGGAAACTCGACCCGCACAACGAACGCTGGAAGCAAAAGCAGATCGAAAAAGTGCGCGAACTGACCGACGCCACGCTACACGAACCGTTGATTGAGGACATCGAACGCGCCTTTGCCAACAATGAACTCGACTATGGCCGCAAGCTTTACCTGATCGAGAACTGCCTGTATGGCCTCGACATCCAACCTATCGCCGTGCAGATTACCAAACTGCGCTGTTTCATTTCGCTGATCGTGGATCAGCGCGTAACGCACGCCCAACCCAACCTTGGAATTCGGCCGTTGCCCAACCTGGAATTGAAATTTGTGGCCGCTGACTCGCTGTATATGATTGAAACGGCTGGTAGTCAATTGTCGATTCAGAATGTGGCGCTTGTGGATCGAATCGAGCAAAAGCAAAGCGAGTTGAAAAACGTGCGGGCTCGGTACTTCAATGCGCGCACGCCGGCCACGAAGCAAAAGTACCGCGCCCTGGATTTTGAACTCAGGCACGAATTGGTCGCGCTGTACGAAGCGGTCGGCTGGGATCACGAAATCGCCGAGCGGCTGGTGAGGTGGGATCCCTTCGATCAGAACCAACACGCGGCGTTTTTCCGCGCCGACTGGATGTTCAACCTCACTGGTATCGCCAAGCGCATCGGAAAGGCCGACGAGTTTGGTTACTTTGACATCGTGCTGGCAAATCCGCCCTACGTGCGGCAGGAATCGTTAGGCGACATCAAGCCGTGGTTGAAAGCACAGTATCCCGACATCTATTCGGGTATGGCCGATCTCTACGTGTATTTCGTAAGGCTAGGCATCCGGCTGCTCAAACCTGGCGGTACGCTCACCTACATCCTGCCCAACCACTGGCTGCGCACCAACTACGGCGAAAACCTGCGCCGTTTTCTAAAAACCAAACGCATCGACGCCCTCATCAACTTCGGCGATTTGCCCGTGTTTTCGGAGGCTACTACCTACTCTTGCATCCTGTCGGTGCAGGAGCGACCAGCCACCAAATCGTTGGGGGCATTGGAAGTTGACACGCTCGATTTTCCCAAGGGATTGAGCGCTTACTTCAACGAAAACCTTTTTGACGTACCCACCGATTCGCTGGCTGACGACGACATTTGGAAAATAGTCGATGCCGATACGCTTCGGCTGCTTGGTCAGATGAATGCGGTAGGGGTTCCCTTGAAACAGTATGTCAGGGATGCATATTATGGCATAAAATCAGGTTTGACTGAGGCTTTTTCGCCTGAACCAAGCATTGGCTTATCTCTACTCGCGGATGACCCGACCCATGAAATAATCAAACTAATGCTCATGGGGCGTGATATAAAGCGTTACGACACTCCTATCCCTGATCGATATTTGATTAGGTTTGAAAAGGGCGTCACTAATCGTGAACGCAAGAAAATGCCCCCCGAAAAATGGCTGGCTGAAACTTATCCGCGTATATACGAGCATTTGCTCCCCTACAAAAAAAGGGCAACTAAGCGGTACGATCAGGGAGACTATTGGTGGGAGTTGCGAGCTTGTGACTATTACAAAGTATTCGATGAACCCAAAATCATGTATCAAAAATTTCAGGTAACACCTTGCTTCATTCTGGATGAAACAGGCTTATACTGCAATGATTCCATGTGGGTCATTCCCAAAGCGGATAAAGTACTACTGGGCATCCTGAATTCAAAAATAGGCTGGTTCCTGATCAGCAACTACTGTATCAGAATTCAAAACGGGCATCAATTGCTGTTCAAAAACCTGGGCCGCATTCCCATAGCGGAGGCCAACGACTGGCAACGGCCTATTATCGAGCGCTACGTAAGTGCTGTCATCGCCGCCAAACGTCACGGCATCGACATCACCCTTACCGAACAACTGCTGGACGCTATGGTATTCGAATTGTATTTTCCGGTGGAGGTACAGACAGAAGGCTGCGAAGTGATAGAATGGGCAGGAAAAGTAACGGAATATCAACAAAGCACCAATAACGACACCCAGGAGGAATGGCAGGTATGGATTGACATGGTCAATAACCCTAAGTCCGAACTACGCAACCGGGTCATCGCTCAGGCGCATACAGTAGAGCCAGTGCGGAAAATTCTTAGCGCCGTGGGTAAAAAGTAA